The Chloroflexota bacterium genome contains a region encoding:
- a CDS encoding ABC transporter substrate-binding protein, which produces EGFRLRTDGKGRLSLVLDTWGGQFIQFTRIGEMLAGQLKKIGIELQVKELERSFGQKRNAANENQIYAWQNDGSEHLYTFPGHVFPFDQTGGGGALYATWFQSNGAQGKEPPGKIKEVMDKWKKAFGVPEAEQVKLGKEIWATVVDEVFMSGVVGLAAAVSGVRLIKNTMGNIPARQFNSPDGKTPGTSRPAQFYFKS; this is translated from the coding sequence GCGAGGGCTTCCGCCTCCGAACCGACGGCAAGGGCCGCCTGAGCCTGGTGCTCGACACCTGGGGCGGCCAGTTCATCCAGTTCACCCGCATCGGCGAGATGCTGGCCGGGCAGCTCAAGAAGATCGGCATCGAGCTCCAGGTCAAGGAGCTGGAGCGGAGCTTCGGTCAGAAGCGCAACGCTGCCAACGAGAACCAGATCTACGCCTGGCAGAACGACGGCTCGGAGCACCTCTACACCTTCCCCGGCCACGTCTTCCCGTTCGATCAGACGGGCGGCGGCGGTGCGCTCTACGCGACGTGGTTCCAGTCCAACGGCGCGCAGGGCAAGGAGCCGCCCGGCAAGATCAAGGAAGTGATGGACAAGTGGAAGAAGGCGTTCGGCGTGCCGGAGGCCGAGCAGGTCAAGCTGGGCAAGGAGATCTGGGCCACCGTCGTGGACGAGGTCTTCATGTCGGGCGTGGTCGGGCTGGCCGCCGCCGTGTCGGGCGTCCGGCTGATCAAGAACACCATGGGCAACATCCCTGCCCGCCAGTTCAACAGCCCGGACGGCAAGACCCCGGGCACGTCCCGACCGGCCCAGTTCTACTTCAAGAGCTGA
- a CDS encoding GAF domain-containing protein: protein MPLQVTGALMTDLGRQRAVNEDWCGSLTPDEFDDDPRQPSIWVIADGLSQFGTGRDAARLTVEATLGAGWGPEVTDPGQQLLTAAETANRILWARAQDSSDPARLHAATLLGLVVKEDVAWVVSAGDCRAYLLRDAAVRQITRDHTVAAEQVRAGRLRPEDVARHPGRNTLTRCLGFRASVHPDLFREPLEAGDRLVICSDGITRHISDDELAQIVQESAPQQACTRLVELANQRGGADNITIGVLEVEEVHQPTRVIPPRPSLRDLSTSRLAALQEIGQRINASLDVAETLESVLNSLVEMTGAERACIMLRNHDTGQLAFEVGRNLDAQGVAEDATISRNIVGSVFRDGKPLLLGDAVADPRFKAFESVVVQALRSVICTPLVVRGEVIGVVYIDNSLGAELFTPSDLDLVTAFANVAAAAIENARLHQRLEAQVREITAMKTTQERILRSVSSGIIAVDRDGTLTSANPAAAELFLTTSDQMVGKRLDAFLPPHFLNLLGPPFIGDGNEPGATVQGFEMAGVIDGRGYVHFKHHLSPLRDEAGQTVGYVLVLEDHTERERLERERRKAAAERSQMEQIFGRFMPRGVFQELMRQGPDQLRIGGDRRELTVMFADIRGFTGMSERLAPEQVVEVLNSYLTAATDIVFEHQGTVDKFIGDAIMALFGAPMQLEQHALFAVRAAMAMQRRFAETVSRSGQRASFGIGINTGQGVVGTIGAPQLLSYTVIGDVVNVAARLQNEARAGEVLVTEETFRLVEQHVESEELGSIFVKGRLAPVTMYKVTALRP from the coding sequence ATGCCGCTCCAGGTCACCGGCGCGCTCATGACCGACCTCGGCCGTCAGCGGGCGGTCAACGAGGACTGGTGCGGCTCTCTCACGCCGGACGAGTTCGACGATGACCCGCGTCAGCCATCGATCTGGGTCATCGCGGACGGGCTGAGCCAGTTCGGCACCGGCCGCGACGCCGCCCGCCTCACCGTCGAGGCGACGCTCGGCGCCGGCTGGGGGCCGGAGGTCACCGATCCCGGCCAGCAGCTCCTGACCGCCGCCGAGACGGCCAACCGGATCCTGTGGGCGCGCGCGCAGGACTCGTCCGATCCGGCACGCCTGCACGCCGCGACGCTCCTCGGCCTCGTCGTCAAGGAGGACGTCGCCTGGGTGGTCTCCGCCGGCGACTGTCGCGCGTACCTGCTGCGTGACGCGGCCGTTCGTCAGATCACCCGCGATCACACCGTCGCCGCCGAACAGGTCCGCGCCGGCCGTCTGCGCCCGGAGGATGTCGCGCGGCACCCGGGCCGCAACACCCTGACCCGCTGCCTCGGCTTTCGGGCGTCCGTCCACCCGGACCTGTTCCGCGAGCCGCTGGAGGCTGGCGACCGGCTGGTGATCTGCTCGGACGGCATCACCCGCCACATCTCGGACGACGAGCTCGCGCAGATCGTCCAGGAGTCCGCGCCGCAGCAGGCCTGCACCCGCCTCGTCGAGCTGGCGAATCAACGGGGCGGTGCTGACAACATCACGATCGGTGTGCTGGAGGTGGAAGAGGTTCACCAGCCGACGCGGGTGATCCCGCCCCGCCCGTCCCTACGCGACCTGAGCACCAGCAGGCTGGCCGCGCTCCAGGAGATCGGCCAGCGGATCAACGCCAGCCTCGACGTGGCCGAGACGCTCGAATCGGTGCTGAACAGCCTGGTCGAGATGACCGGGGCCGAGCGCGCCTGCATCATGCTCAGGAACCACGACACCGGGCAGCTCGCGTTCGAGGTCGGGCGCAACCTCGATGCCCAGGGCGTCGCGGAGGACGCGACGATCTCGCGGAATATCGTCGGGTCCGTCTTCCGAGACGGCAAGCCGCTCCTGCTCGGGGACGCGGTCGCCGACCCGCGCTTCAAGGCGTTCGAGAGCGTCGTAGTACAGGCGTTGCGCTCGGTCATCTGCACGCCGCTCGTCGTGCGCGGCGAGGTGATCGGCGTGGTGTACATCGACAACAGCCTCGGGGCCGAGCTGTTCACACCGTCTGACCTGGATCTCGTCACGGCGTTCGCGAACGTCGCGGCGGCGGCCATCGAGAATGCGCGGCTGCACCAGCGGCTTGAGGCGCAGGTCCGCGAGATCACGGCGATGAAGACGACGCAGGAGCGCATCCTCCGCAGCGTGAGCAGCGGCATCATCGCCGTTGACCGCGACGGCACGCTGACCAGCGCCAACCCGGCCGCCGCCGAGCTGTTCCTGACCACGTCCGATCAGATGGTCGGCAAGCGGCTCGACGCCTTCCTGCCGCCGCACTTCCTGAACCTGCTGGGGCCGCCGTTCATTGGAGACGGCAACGAGCCGGGCGCAACGGTTCAGGGCTTCGAGATGGCCGGCGTCATCGACGGGCGCGGATACGTCCATTTCAAGCACCACCTCTCGCCCCTGCGAGATGAGGCCGGCCAGACCGTCGGCTACGTTCTGGTGCTGGAGGATCATACCGAGCGCGAGCGGCTGGAGCGAGAACGCCGCAAGGCCGCCGCCGAGCGTTCGCAGATGGAGCAGATCTTCGGGCGGTTCATGCCGCGCGGCGTCTTCCAGGAGCTGATGCGGCAGGGTCCGGACCAGCTCAGGATCGGCGGGGATCGCCGCGAGCTGACCGTGATGTTCGCCGACATTCGCGGGTTCACCGGGATGTCGGAGCGGCTGGCGCCCGAACAAGTGGTAGAAGTCCTCAACAGCTACCTGACGGCGGCCACCGACATCGTCTTTGAGCACCAGGGGACGGTTGACAAGTTCATTGGCGACGCAATCATGGCGCTGTTTGGCGCACCGATGCAGCTCGAACAGCACGCACTCTTCGCAGTTCGGGCAGCGATGGCGATGCAGCGGCGTTTTGCCGAGACAGTGTCACGGAGCGGACAGCGCGCCAGCTTCGGGATCGGTATAAACACGGGCCAGGGGGTTGTTGGCACCATCGGCGCACCCCAGCTCTTGAGCTACACCGTCATCGGCGACGTCGTCAATGTCGCGGCCCGGCTCCAGAATGAGGCGCGCGCGGGCGAAGTGCTGGTCACCGAGGAGACGTTCCGGCTGGTGGAGCAGCACGTAGAATCGGAAGAGCTTGGCTCGATCTTCGTCAAGGGACGGCTCGCCCCAGTGACCATGTATAAAGTCACCGCTTTGCGACCCTGA
- a CDS encoding MMPL family transporter, with amino-acid sequence MRHQPQPPHTPGFFSHLGEFVARFRWLVLAVWIIFVGVSVLGARQVKGELVSGGINVPGSESNRGEAVLADEFDRRPTRTAAAIFTSSKFKVTDPQYREGVDQAVKRIQDVEGVDRIVTFYVSGLKRLVSEDEHTTYAVINLKGDEEEAKALVPKIREELHRDLSNDIDEAYIIGFPAVSYDISQGSAEDLHHAELSSLPLTLFLLLLVFGTVVASGLPVMLGAAAVVTALGILYLVAQRMETSIFAMNTASMIGLGLGIDFSLLMVSRYREELAKGRTPHMATVKTVETAGTSIVFSGLTVMAGLSVMLLYDLVLVRSIALGMLLVAGLAVLGAVTLLPALMCLFGRQVNAFNLIPGRKPGQKRSSGTGVWHSWSLLVMRYPWPFLFLSVGLLAAMSWPARDMNAIGAGGPQGVGEEAESRKGFEILSRSFPVGEVAPISIIVKLNKQDAAFETANREGVFKLTQELTDDKTRVARVESIANLRPGMSLDEFKAVTPEQLIGTDPRQRALIAQYVNIDRTRDMYHVVVISNFAEVAPETTDLVKDIRATVVPGIRELRGAEVLVTGQSALTLDYRDELFGQFPKLVGLVLLVTYFVLLLFFHSLILPLKAILMNLIGITASYGFLVMVFEWGILDKILGFDHLGRLTMFPPVILFSILFGLSTDYEVFLLSRVKEIYEHQKHKLDEQFGPNAVHDAEYNHKLDEINEHSVAEGLERTAGIITAAGLIMIVVFGAFSLGHVLVVKELGIGLSMAVLLDSTIIRVIMVPVSMKLMGHLNWWMPKALDWIPTISEPPSDDLEEDGAHGARPMPGQARFCGRCGAVLPARARFCGRCGRVLSAPRDYPQQMPAGVGAGMAAYGSGETVMGDMLGAPRQDWGRQASGGQAMMPQAGMGLYRIPIVLRIGRTEHRAWLNLRDCQVEKDPNLPNVPVIAVDGLDVRPMPGQDPPEIQIRNARIRY; translated from the coding sequence GTGAGACACCAGCCACAGCCGCCCCACACACCAGGGTTCTTTTCCCACCTCGGGGAGTTTGTCGCGCGGTTCCGATGGCTGGTGCTGGCCGTCTGGATCATCTTCGTCGGCGTCTCGGTGCTGGGCGCGCGGCAGGTCAAGGGCGAGCTGGTCTCCGGCGGCATCAACGTCCCCGGCAGCGAGTCGAACCGAGGCGAGGCGGTCCTGGCTGACGAGTTCGACCGCCGCCCGACGCGCACCGCCGCCGCGATCTTCACCAGCTCGAAGTTCAAGGTCACGGACCCGCAGTACCGCGAGGGAGTAGACCAGGCCGTCAAGCGGATTCAGGACGTCGAGGGCGTCGACCGCATCGTGACGTTCTACGTCTCCGGCCTGAAGCGGCTGGTCAGCGAGGACGAGCACACCACCTACGCCGTCATCAACCTCAAGGGCGATGAGGAGGAAGCGAAGGCCCTGGTCCCGAAGATCCGCGAGGAGCTGCACCGCGACCTCTCGAATGACATCGACGAGGCCTACATTATCGGCTTCCCGGCCGTGTCCTACGACATCTCGCAGGGCAGCGCCGAGGATCTCCACCATGCCGAGCTGTCGAGCCTGCCGCTGACGCTCTTCCTGCTGCTGCTCGTCTTCGGCACCGTGGTCGCATCGGGGCTGCCGGTGATGCTTGGCGCGGCGGCAGTGGTCACGGCGCTCGGGATTCTCTACCTCGTGGCACAGCGGATGGAGACCTCCATCTTCGCGATGAACACGGCGTCGATGATCGGTCTCGGTCTCGGCATCGACTTCTCGCTGCTGATGGTCAGCCGCTACCGCGAGGAGCTGGCGAAGGGCCGCACGCCGCACATGGCGACGGTCAAGACCGTCGAGACGGCCGGGACGTCCATCGTCTTCTCGGGTCTGACGGTCATGGCCGGCCTGTCGGTCATGCTGCTCTACGACCTGGTGCTGGTGCGGTCCATCGCGCTGGGCATGCTGCTGGTGGCTGGACTCGCGGTGCTTGGCGCGGTCACGCTGCTGCCGGCCCTGATGTGCCTTTTCGGACGGCAGGTCAACGCCTTCAACCTGATCCCCGGCCGCAAGCCGGGGCAGAAGCGGTCGTCCGGCACGGGCGTCTGGCACAGCTGGAGCCTGCTGGTCATGCGGTATCCCTGGCCGTTCCTGTTCCTGTCGGTCGGGCTGCTGGCAGCGATGTCCTGGCCGGCCCGCGACATGAACGCCATCGGCGCGGGTGGGCCGCAGGGCGTCGGCGAGGAGGCCGAGTCGCGGAAGGGCTTCGAGATTCTCTCCCGGTCGTTCCCCGTGGGCGAGGTCGCCCCGATCTCGATCATCGTCAAGCTGAACAAGCAGGATGCGGCGTTTGAGACGGCCAACCGCGAAGGCGTGTTCAAGCTGACGCAGGAGCTGACCGACGACAAGACCCGCGTGGCGCGCGTCGAGTCGATCGCGAATCTGCGCCCAGGCATGTCGCTTGACGAGTTCAAGGCCGTCACGCCCGAGCAGTTGATCGGCACGGACCCGCGTCAGCGGGCGCTGATCGCGCAGTACGTCAACATCGACCGCACCCGCGACATGTATCACGTCGTCGTGATCTCGAACTTCGCGGAGGTCGCGCCGGAGACGACGGATCTCGTGAAGGACATCCGCGCCACTGTCGTGCCGGGCATCCGCGAGCTGCGCGGGGCCGAGGTGCTGGTCACCGGGCAGTCGGCGCTGACCCTCGACTACCGCGACGAGCTGTTCGGGCAGTTCCCGAAGCTCGTGGGGCTGGTGCTGCTGGTCACGTACTTCGTGCTGCTGCTCTTCTTCCACTCGCTGATCCTGCCGCTCAAGGCCATCTTGATGAACCTGATCGGCATCACGGCGAGCTACGGCTTCCTGGTGATGGTCTTCGAGTGGGGCATCCTCGACAAGATCCTCGGCTTCGATCACCTCGGCCGCCTGACGATGTTCCCGCCGGTGATCTTGTTCTCGATCCTCTTCGGCCTCTCGACGGACTATGAGGTCTTCCTGCTCAGCCGGGTGAAGGAGATCTACGAGCACCAGAAGCACAAGCTCGACGAGCAGTTCGGCCCGAACGCCGTCCACGACGCGGAGTACAACCACAAGCTGGACGAGATCAACGAGCACAGCGTGGCCGAGGGGCTGGAGCGGACGGCCGGCATCATCACCGCCGCCGGCCTGATCATGATCGTGGTGTTCGGGGCGTTCTCGCTCGGGCACGTGTTGGTGGTGAAGGAGTTGGGTATCGGCCTGTCGATGGCCGTGCTGCTAGACTCGACCATCATCCGCGTCATCATGGTGCCGGTCTCGATGAAGCTGATGGGCCACCTGAACTGGTGGATGCCGAAGGCGCTCGACTGGATCCCGACCATCTCCGAGCCGCCCAGCGACGATCTCGAAGAGGACGGCGCGCACGGCGCCCGCCCGATGCCCGGACAGGCCCGGTTCTGCGGTCGCTGCGGCGCGGTGCTGCCAGCACGGGCGCGCTTCTGCGGACGCTGCGGCCGGGTGCTGAGCGCCCCGCGTGACTATCCACAGCAGATGCCGGCCGGCGTTGGCGCGGGCATGGCCGCCTACGGCTCGGGCGAGACCGTGATGGGCGACATGCTCGGTGCACCGCGCCAGGACTGGGGCCGACAGGCCTCGGGCGGGCAGGCGATGATGCCGCAGGCCGGCATGGGTCTGTACCGTATCCCCATCGTGCTGCGGATCGGACGGACCGAGCATCGCGCCTGGCTCAACCTGCGTGACTGTCAGGTGGAGAAGGACCCGAACCTGCCGAACGTGCCGGTGATCGCCGTGG